In Desulfobulbus oralis, one DNA window encodes the following:
- a CDS encoding HDIG domain-containing metalloprotein: MSARARVPGLAECIRLTYKYGMLDNIRWHSLVVARLAVTLHAGLLAMQPGRVQADMGLVMAGALLHDIAKTPCLAGNCHHAELGAEICLAEGFPEVAYIVGQHVRLDPFDEAGYEDGYFGPRELVHYADKRVRHHSIVSLDERLDYVLQRYGEHDAARCRSLEKHFGQCRLLERLLFRWLPFPPEALGVS; the protein is encoded by the coding sequence GTGAGCGCAAGGGCCCGCGTACCGGGTTTGGCCGAGTGCATCCGGCTCACGTACAAGTATGGGATGCTGGACAATATCCGCTGGCATTCGCTGGTGGTGGCGCGTCTGGCCGTCACCCTGCACGCAGGGCTTCTGGCCATGCAGCCGGGCCGCGTGCAGGCGGACATGGGCCTGGTCATGGCAGGCGCTCTGCTGCACGACATCGCCAAGACGCCGTGTCTGGCCGGCAACTGCCACCACGCCGAGCTGGGGGCGGAGATCTGTCTGGCGGAAGGCTTCCCTGAAGTGGCCTATATCGTGGGCCAGCATGTCCGCCTGGACCCTTTTGACGAGGCCGGCTACGAAGACGGCTATTTCGGCCCACGCGAGCTGGTGCACTATGCCGACAAGCGGGTGCGGCACCACAGCATCGTGTCTCTGGATGAGCGGCTGGACTATGTGCTGCAGCGCTACGGCGAGCACGATGCCGCGCGTTGCCGGTCTCTTGAAAAGCATTTCGGGCAGTGCCGTCTTCTGGAACGGCTGCTCTTCCGCTGGCTGCCCTTCCCGCCCGAGGCCCTGGGCGTCAGCTGA
- the hemE gene encoding uroporphyrinogen decarboxylase, with the protein MNNSFLSACKGQNTGRIPVWFMRQAGRYLPEYQRVRRRHSFLELCKRPDLCAEVSLQPVEILHVDAAILFSDILIPMEAMGLALEFRKGAGPVFPEPVRDQRALARLRIPEPEADMPFVLETIRLLRQQLTVPLIGFAGAPFTLATYVIEGRSSRNFLLTKKMMYREPALYHEILKKITACTAKYLTAQARAGAQALQLFDTWAGALAPEDYAVFALPYVREVLAELRRHTDIPLIYFANHGATLLPTTSHLDADVLGIDWHVPLATAISLVNAAEKPLAVQGNLDPLALFLPARQLETRIRAMLDAARAAHGYIFNLGHGVVPETDPESVRLAVDIVHNYQRPVQ; encoded by the coding sequence ATGAACAACAGCTTCCTTTCGGCCTGCAAGGGCCAGAACACCGGCCGGATTCCGGTCTGGTTCATGCGTCAGGCCGGCCGTTACCTGCCGGAATACCAGCGGGTGCGGCGGCGGCACAGCTTTCTGGAGCTGTGCAAGCGGCCCGATCTCTGCGCCGAGGTCTCGCTGCAGCCAGTGGAAATTCTCCACGTGGACGCAGCCATTCTGTTCTCCGACATTCTGATTCCCATGGAAGCCATGGGCCTTGCGCTGGAATTTCGCAAGGGCGCGGGCCCGGTCTTTCCCGAGCCGGTGCGTGACCAGCGGGCCCTGGCGCGCCTGCGCATCCCGGAGCCCGAGGCAGACATGCCTTTCGTGCTGGAGACCATCCGGCTGCTGCGACAGCAGCTGACCGTGCCCCTGATCGGCTTTGCCGGCGCGCCCTTTACCCTGGCCACCTATGTCATCGAAGGCAGGAGTTCCCGGAATTTTCTGCTGACCAAGAAGATGATGTATCGGGAGCCTGCGCTTTATCACGAAATCCTGAAGAAAATCACGGCCTGCACCGCGAAATATCTGACCGCGCAGGCCAGGGCCGGGGCCCAGGCCCTGCAGCTCTTCGATACCTGGGCCGGGGCGCTCGCGCCGGAGGACTATGCGGTCTTTGCCCTGCCCTATGTGCGCGAAGTGCTGGCCGAACTGCGCAGGCATACCGATATTCCCCTGATCTACTTTGCCAACCATGGGGCCACGCTCCTGCCCACAACCAGCCACCTGGACGCCGACGTTCTGGGCATCGACTGGCATGTGCCGCTGGCCACGGCCATCAGCCTGGTCAACGCAGCCGAAAAACCGCTCGCGGTGCAGGGCAATCTCGACCCACTGGCCCTCTTTCTGCCGGCAAGGCAACTCGAAACCCGCATTAGGGCCATGCTGGATGCGGCCCGGGCGGCCCACGGCTATATCTTCAATCTGGGCCATGGCGTGGTGCCGGAAACTGACCCGGAAAGCGTCAGGCTCGCAGTGGACATCGTGCACAACTACCAGAGACCGGTGCAGTGA
- a CDS encoding radical SAM/SPASM domain-containing protein codes for MDFIPKWIAWEITRRCNFSCVHCRSASAMEVQGHPDFDLHEARRLLEDISSYADPVMVLSGGEPLLRPDVFDIAACGTELGLRMCLASNGSLVTGAVCRELKASGIKMVALSLDGASPGVHDDFRRQDGAFEGVMRATALLREHGIPFLINSSFTKRNEAEARKLYPLVKKLGATAWYIFMIVPTGRGEEIMGELIPKEAYENMLNWHYDLEKSETELLMRPTCAPQYYRLVLQRAKAEGKVFRRRSLKFSTGGSKGCLAGQLICLIDVDGNVLPCSYFPKSAGNVRQQAFREIWEQAPLLQELRNFAEYKGKCGPCEYLKVCGGCRARAYAMSGDYLEAEPFCAYQPRRGLAGSIDAGPERDK; via the coding sequence ATGGATTTCATACCCAAATGGATTGCCTGGGAAATCACCAGGCGCTGCAATTTCAGTTGCGTGCACTGCCGCTCAGCCTCGGCAATGGAGGTGCAGGGGCATCCCGATTTTGATCTGCACGAGGCCCGACGTCTTCTTGAGGACATCAGCAGTTACGCCGATCCGGTCATGGTGCTCTCCGGCGGGGAGCCCCTTTTGCGACCCGACGTGTTCGACATTGCGGCCTGCGGTACGGAACTGGGCCTGCGCATGTGCCTGGCCTCGAACGGCTCGCTGGTCACCGGGGCGGTTTGCCGCGAGCTGAAGGCCAGCGGCATCAAAATGGTGGCGCTCAGCCTGGACGGGGCCAGCCCCGGGGTACACGACGATTTTCGCCGCCAGGACGGCGCATTCGAAGGAGTCATGCGGGCCACGGCGCTCCTGCGGGAGCATGGCATCCCCTTCCTCATCAATTCCTCGTTCACCAAACGCAACGAGGCAGAGGCCAGGAAGCTGTATCCGCTCGTCAAAAAACTGGGCGCCACCGCCTGGTACATCTTCATGATCGTACCCACGGGACGGGGCGAGGAAATCATGGGCGAGCTGATCCCCAAAGAGGCCTATGAAAACATGCTGAACTGGCACTATGATCTGGAAAAGAGCGAGACCGAACTCCTCATGCGGCCCACCTGCGCGCCCCAGTATTACCGGCTGGTTTTGCAGCGGGCCAAGGCTGAAGGCAAGGTCTTCAGGCGCCGGAGTCTGAAATTTTCCACCGGCGGGTCCAAGGGCTGCCTCGCGGGTCAGCTCATCTGCCTGATCGATGTGGACGGCAACGTGCTGCCGTGCAGCTATTTCCCGAAATCAGCAGGCAATGTGCGGCAACAGGCATTCCGGGAGATCTGGGAACAGGCGCCGCTCTTGCAGGAACTCCGCAATTTTGCCGAATATAAGGGCAAGTGCGGCCCCTGCGAATACCTGAAGGTCTGCGGCGGCTGCCGGGCGCGGGCCTATGCCATGAGCGGCGACTATCTGGAGGCCGAACCCTTCTGCGCCTACCAGCCCAGACGCGGCCTGGCAGGCAGCATCGATGCAGGGCCGGAACGGGACAAGTGA
- a CDS encoding universal stress protein, translated as MQSVNSVLTPIDFSENADTVFKAAVFLAKTFKAELHVVFVVQNFEDYTGFFVPPINLPNLEEELYASAQQKMESFIAQHKGLCDEAGISAVSSKVLSGDVGEEVVKYAEQKKVQLIVMGTHGYKGLERIMFGSVAEKVVKTAHCPVLTLNPYRDRGEVQD; from the coding sequence ATGCAATCGGTCAACAGCGTCCTGACGCCCATCGATTTCTCCGAAAACGCGGACACCGTTTTCAAGGCGGCGGTTTTTCTGGCCAAAACCTTCAAGGCAGAGCTGCATGTGGTTTTCGTGGTACAGAACTTTGAGGATTACACCGGCTTTTTTGTGCCGCCGATTAACTTGCCCAATCTGGAGGAGGAACTGTACGCTTCGGCCCAGCAGAAGATGGAGTCCTTCATTGCCCAGCATAAGGGACTGTGCGACGAAGCCGGGATTTCCGCTGTGAGCAGCAAGGTGCTGTCCGGCGATGTCGGCGAAGAGGTGGTGAAGTATGCCGAGCAGAAAAAAGTGCAGCTCATCGTCATGGGCACCCACGGCTACAAGGGTCTGGAGCGCATCATGTTTGGCAGCGTGGCTGAAAAGGTGGTCAAAACAGCGCATTGCCCTGTGCTGACCCTGAATCCCTACCGCGACCGCGGCGAAGTGCAGGATTGA
- a CDS encoding SAM hydrolase/SAM-dependent halogenase family protein produces the protein MARASVVTLITDFGWQDAYVGQLKGRLVQTCPQALPVDLSHDIPAWDIAAAGRVLAASWHFFPAATVHLAVVDPGVGSARRLVAASGQGHFFAAPDNGLLTQLLADGVLEAAHEILMPPGQHISPTFHGRDILAPAAGRLAAGARPGELGPALPLHSLIRLPAPSVSARNAAGITGTVLSIDRFGNVRTSFHPHRDRIDTSLLYSIVLCNIVVNLRVRCYSEAPKGAYCFLVDSDGYLEVAINQGNAAQNIPCKPGDPLHLQFKTRA, from the coding sequence ATGGCCCGAGCTTCCGTCGTGACCCTGATCACCGATTTCGGCTGGCAGGACGCCTATGTCGGCCAGCTCAAAGGCCGGCTTGTGCAGACCTGCCCGCAGGCGCTGCCCGTGGATCTGAGCCACGACATTCCGGCCTGGGACATTGCCGCGGCAGGCCGGGTCCTCGCCGCGAGCTGGCATTTTTTTCCCGCAGCCACGGTGCACCTCGCGGTGGTGGATCCCGGCGTGGGCAGCGCCAGACGGCTCGTTGCCGCAAGTGGTCAGGGGCACTTCTTTGCAGCGCCGGACAACGGCCTGCTGACCCAGCTTCTGGCAGACGGCGTCCTCGAGGCTGCCCACGAAATCCTCATGCCGCCCGGCCAGCACATCAGCCCGACCTTTCACGGCCGGGACATACTCGCACCTGCAGCGGGCCGGCTGGCCGCCGGCGCCCGGCCCGGCGAACTTGGCCCTGCCCTGCCCCTGCACAGCCTGATTCGGCTGCCGGCACCGTCAGTCTCTGCCCGCAACGCGGCGGGCATCACCGGCACAGTGCTCTCGATCGACCGTTTCGGCAACGTGCGCACGAGCTTTCATCCCCACAGAGACCGGATCGACACCTCGCTCTTGTACTCGATTGTCCTATGCAATATAGTCGTGAACCTTCGGGTACGTTGCTACAGCGAAGCGCCAAAAGGCGCCTATTGCTTCCTCGTTGACAGCGACGGCTATCTGGAAGTGGCGATCAATCAGGGCAACGCCGCCCAGAACATTCCCTGCAAACCGGGCGATCCGCTCCACTTGCAGTTCAAAACGCGAGCGTGA
- a CDS encoding DUF2959 domain-containing protein — protein sequence MNQNAQGYPRRLVLLLCLLVPLFWLSGCSRAYYGAMEKFGVHKRDIMVDRVQAARDAQAEAKEQFRTALEQFSELVQLRPGDLEAQYRELNSGYERCNRRAEQVHQRIASVESVSEALFREWQTELDQYSSPSLRQDSERKLARTRHEYEQLIAAMKRASGKIHPVLSVFHDQVLYLKHNLNAQAIASLQGELVTLEHNVDQLVREMEDAIREADRFIAKLRKD from the coding sequence ATGAACCAAAATGCTCAGGGCTACCCGCGCCGTCTGGTGTTGCTGTTGTGCCTCCTGGTGCCGCTTTTCTGGCTGTCCGGCTGTTCCAGGGCCTATTACGGCGCCATGGAAAAATTCGGCGTGCACAAACGCGATATCATGGTGGACCGGGTCCAGGCGGCCCGGGACGCCCAGGCCGAAGCCAAGGAGCAGTTCAGGACGGCCCTGGAGCAGTTTTCCGAACTTGTGCAGCTCAGGCCAGGCGATCTGGAAGCCCAGTACAGGGAGCTGAACAGCGGGTATGAGCGCTGCAACCGCAGGGCCGAGCAGGTGCATCAACGCATAGCTTCGGTGGAATCGGTTTCCGAAGCGCTTTTCAGGGAATGGCAGACCGAACTGGATCAGTACTCCAGCCCCAGCCTGCGGCAGGACAGCGAGCGCAAGCTGGCACGCACCCGGCACGAATACGAGCAACTGATCGCGGCCATGAAACGGGCCAGCGGCAAGATTCATCCGGTGCTCAGCGTGTTCCACGATCAGGTACTCTATCTCAAGCACAACCTGAACGCTCAGGCCATAGCCTCGCTGCAGGGTGAACTGGTGACTCTGGAGCACAACGTGGATCAGCTCGTGCGCGAAATGGAAGATGCCATTCGCGAAGCCGACAGATTTATCGCCAAGTTGCGGAAAGACTGA
- a CDS encoding FmdB family zinc ribbon protein → MPIYEYECSQCKKTIEVEQHITDAPLSVCPYCGQPVRKLISSSSFQLRGGGWYADGYSHEHGGAPSCSSPSPCSGGGSCPHCHAS, encoded by the coding sequence ATGCCCATTTACGAGTACGAATGCAGCCAGTGCAAAAAAACCATTGAAGTCGAGCAGCATATCACCGACGCGCCCCTCAGCGTGTGCCCGTACTGCGGCCAGCCGGTGCGCAAGCTGATTTCTTCCTCCTCCTTTCAGCTCCGGGGCGGCGGCTGGTACGCAGACGGCTACTCTCACGAACACGGGGGCGCGCCGTCCTGTTCGAGTCCATCCCCCTGCTCCGGCGGCGGTTCCTGCCCGCACTGCCACGCCTCATGA
- a CDS encoding cytochrome d ubiquinol oxidase subunit II, whose amino-acid sequence MIHNLDHSTLQQLWWLLCSLVGALFLFMTFVQGGQTLLWQVAKTDREKDLVINSLGRKWELTFTTLVLFGGALFASFPKFYATSFGGAYWVWMLILFTFVLQAVSYEFRRKSLNLYGSRVYELFLFINGSVGIFLIGAAVGTFFTGASFTLDANNAVTWTSPLRGLEAALSLSPYSIFNICLGLFLVLNARTLGAMYLINNIAQDEAPELEARLRAACGQNCRWSLPFLGIVLLFLLIMPGFVILDNASSAATIDKVWFKYLRNLFANPWLLLLLAAGLATEAHGVWHTARHASRKGIWFGGPGTVLIALTVLLLPAYNNTPFYPSRVDWQSSLSIYNASSSPYTLTVMTYVALFIPLVLAYIAYVWHLMDRSKIREEDTKGHSAY is encoded by the coding sequence ATGATTCACAACCTGGACCATTCAACCCTGCAGCAGCTCTGGTGGCTGCTCTGCTCGCTTGTCGGTGCGCTCTTTCTCTTCATGACCTTTGTGCAGGGCGGGCAGACCCTGCTCTGGCAGGTCGCCAAAACGGACAGGGAAAAAGACCTGGTCATCAATTCCCTGGGCCGGAAATGGGAGCTGACCTTCACCACTCTGGTGCTTTTCGGCGGTGCACTTTTCGCTTCCTTTCCCAAGTTCTATGCCACCTCCTTTGGCGGCGCCTACTGGGTGTGGATGCTCATCCTCTTTACCTTTGTCCTGCAGGCGGTGAGCTACGAATTCCGCAGAAAAAGCCTCAACCTCTACGGAAGCCGGGTCTACGAACTCTTCCTGTTCATCAATGGCTCTGTCGGCATTTTTCTCATCGGTGCGGCAGTCGGCACCTTTTTTACCGGCGCGTCCTTCACGCTGGATGCCAACAACGCCGTCACCTGGACGAGCCCCCTGAGAGGCCTTGAAGCAGCGCTCAGCCTTTCCCCCTACAGCATCTTCAACATCTGCCTGGGCCTCTTTCTGGTCCTGAACGCCCGCACGCTGGGCGCCATGTACCTCATCAACAATATCGCCCAGGACGAAGCACCGGAACTGGAGGCCCGCCTGCGGGCCGCCTGCGGGCAGAACTGCCGCTGGTCCCTGCCCTTTTTGGGCATCGTGCTGCTGTTCCTGCTCATCATGCCGGGCTTTGTCATCCTTGACAACGCCAGCAGCGCCGCCACCATCGACAAGGTGTGGTTCAAATATCTGCGCAATCTCTTCGCCAACCCGTGGCTGCTGCTGCTGCTGGCAGCCGGTCTGGCCACCGAGGCGCATGGCGTCTGGCATACCGCACGGCACGCTTCCAGAAAGGGCATCTGGTTCGGCGGGCCGGGGACAGTGCTGATCGCTCTGACCGTGCTGCTGCTCCCGGCCTACAACAACACGCCGTTCTACCCATCCCGGGTGGACTGGCAGTCGAGTCTGAGCATCTACAACGCCTCGTCCAGCCCCTATACCCTCACGGTCATGACCTATGTGGCGCTGTTCATTCCCCTGGTGCTGGCCTACATCGCCTATGTCTGGCATCTCATGGATCGGAGCAAGATCCGCGAGGAGGACACCAAAGGCCATTCAGCCTACTGA
- a CDS encoding cytochrome ubiquinol oxidase subunit I yields the protein MLAGMDLSMVNWARAQFALTAMYHWLFVPLTLGMTWLIAFFHTIYVKTGDEEWGRLTRFWMKLFGINFAIGVASGIILEFEFGTNWSNYSWMVGDIFGAPLAVEGLIAFFMETTFFAVMFFGWNRVSRGFHLFSTWMVAIGSNLSAVWILVANAWMQHPVGQVFNPENARFEMQSFADVALSPFAVNKFTHTTSSSMMTASLFIISVSSWYLLRGRHQLLAKRSIVVASVLGLIASGFTMLNGDESAYEIAQVQPMKLAAIEGLYKGESRAGITVFGVMNRKKTVQNDEDAFLFEIRLPFLLSIMATRSFDGFVPGVQDLVNGNEQQNIMATSEKMRRGQQALSSLDAFRSARKNGDQRAAATHLADFESNREFLGYGHLKTPEEAVPPVALSFYAFHVMVSLAGLILLLFAACLYLLYRGTLETKKWLLSLGVIGYFMGVTAGQAGWIVAEVGRQPWTIQGLLPCSVASTNLTAGTVQTTFFIFLVLFVALLLAEICIMLKQISIGPEEN from the coding sequence ATGCTTGCAGGCATGGATCTGAGCATGGTGAACTGGGCGCGGGCACAATTCGCGCTGACCGCCATGTATCACTGGCTCTTTGTGCCGTTGACGCTGGGCATGACCTGGCTCATCGCTTTCTTTCACACAATTTACGTAAAAACCGGCGACGAGGAGTGGGGGCGGCTGACTAGATTCTGGATGAAGCTCTTTGGCATCAATTTCGCCATTGGCGTGGCAAGCGGCATCATTCTGGAATTCGAGTTCGGCACCAACTGGTCCAACTACTCCTGGATGGTAGGCGATATCTTCGGCGCACCGCTGGCTGTGGAAGGCCTTATCGCCTTTTTCATGGAAACCACCTTTTTCGCCGTCATGTTCTTTGGCTGGAACCGGGTTTCCAGGGGCTTTCACCTCTTCTCCACCTGGATGGTGGCCATTGGCAGCAACCTGTCGGCCGTGTGGATTCTGGTGGCCAACGCCTGGATGCAGCATCCGGTGGGCCAGGTCTTCAACCCGGAAAACGCCCGTTTCGAGATGCAGAGTTTTGCCGACGTGGCGCTCTCGCCCTTTGCGGTCAACAAGTTTACCCACACGACCAGCTCGTCCATGATGACCGCGTCGCTTTTCATCATCTCCGTCTCGTCTTGGTATCTGCTTCGGGGCCGGCACCAGCTCCTGGCCAAGCGCTCCATCGTGGTGGCCTCGGTGCTGGGGCTCATCGCCTCGGGCTTCACCATGCTGAACGGCGATGAGAGCGCCTATGAAATTGCGCAGGTCCAGCCCATGAAGCTGGCCGCCATCGAGGGCCTCTACAAGGGCGAAAGCAGAGCCGGCATCACGGTTTTTGGCGTGATGAACCGGAAAAAAACCGTGCAGAACGACGAGGACGCTTTCCTCTTTGAGATCCGCCTGCCCTTTCTCCTTTCAATTATGGCCACCCGCTCCTTTGACGGCTTCGTGCCGGGCGTGCAGGACCTGGTTAACGGCAACGAGCAGCAGAACATCATGGCGACCTCCGAAAAAATGAGGCGCGGCCAACAGGCGCTGAGCAGTCTGGATGCCTTCAGAAGCGCCAGGAAAAACGGCGATCAGCGGGCGGCTGCCACCCATCTGGCAGACTTTGAAAGCAACCGGGAATTTTTGGGCTACGGCCATCTCAAAACGCCCGAAGAGGCCGTGCCTCCGGTGGCCCTCTCCTTCTACGCCTTCCATGTGATGGTGTCTCTGGCCGGCCTCATTCTGCTGCTCTTTGCGGCCTGCCTCTACCTTTTGTACCGGGGGACGCTGGAAACCAAGAAGTGGCTGCTCTCTCTGGGAGTCATCGGCTATTTTATGGGCGTCACGGCCGGGCAGGCCGGCTGGATTGTGGCCGAAGTCGGCCGCCAGCCCTGGACGATTCAGGGGCTGTTGCCCTGCTCCGTGGCCAGTACCAACCTGACCGCAGGCACGGTGCAAACCACCTTTTTTATCTTCCTGGTGCTCTTTGTCGCCCTCCTGCTTGCCGAAATCTGCATCATGCTCAAACAGATCAGCATAGGACCTGAGGAGAACTGA
- a CDS encoding DUF4492 domain-containing protein, whose amino-acid sequence MRPAGKQEGLSAAVFRFYRDGFRQMRLGRTLWKIVLVKLFVLFAILRLFFFPNFLQTHFDTDQKRADHVADQLTRPVHGTNH is encoded by the coding sequence ATGCGACCTGCCGGCAAACAGGAGGGGCTGTCCGCAGCGGTTTTCCGCTTTTACCGGGACGGATTCCGACAGATGCGCCTTGGCCGGACGCTTTGGAAAATTGTGCTCGTCAAGCTGTTTGTCCTGTTCGCCATTCTCAGGCTGTTCTTCTTTCCCAATTTCTTACAGACCCATTTTGACACCGACCAGAAGCGGGCCGATCATGTGGCCGACCAACTGACCAGGCCGGTCCACGGCACGAACCATTGA
- a CDS encoding RrF2 family transcriptional regulator produces MRLTRAGEYAVRCILYLCNKGQGTLVSRHEIAERSNIPTLFLAKIAQQLAKKGFIEIRQGARGGFVLTKNPADISLLEVVETMIGEIYLNDCILRPETCEAHETCAVHQVWQEARRQLRATLASASMAELSRGRICPELTVMPETADPSGEAPPDEPGPPGD; encoded by the coding sequence ATGCGACTCACGCGTGCCGGTGAATATGCTGTCCGCTGTATCCTCTACCTCTGCAACAAGGGACAGGGTACTCTGGTCAGCAGACATGAAATTGCCGAGCGTTCCAATATCCCGACTCTGTTCCTCGCCAAGATCGCCCAGCAACTGGCCAAAAAGGGTTTCATCGAAATCCGGCAGGGCGCCCGCGGCGGCTTTGTGCTGACCAAAAATCCAGCCGACATCAGCCTCCTCGAGGTGGTGGAAACCATGATCGGCGAAATTTACCTGAACGACTGCATTCTGCGACCCGAAACCTGCGAGGCCCACGAAACCTGCGCCGTGCATCAGGTGTGGCAGGAGGCGCGCAGGCAGTTGCGGGCCACGCTGGCCTCGGCGAGCATGGCGGAACTGAGTCGTGGCAGGATCTGCCCCGAACTGACCGTCATGCCGGAGACGGCTGATCCCTCCGGCGAAGCGCCCCCGGATGAGCCCGGTCCGCCAGGCGACTGA
- a CDS encoding DUF4390 domain-containing protein — protein MALAREKTPEIRHIVVTSGEGSLLLSASIHGAFSERLFDELAHGSELTFIFIVELVRQRSGWIDESLCQASLTHVLRYDQEHETYIFTPQNDPARIRRTASLQEAVQWMSTFSGLPVISLSNLVADAPYAIHMQVVLEPGLLPPGIGRFVPIRKLGGLRTDRRTIEFRY, from the coding sequence ATGGCCCTGGCCCGGGAAAAAACTCCGGAGATCCGGCATATTGTGGTCACGAGCGGCGAAGGTTCCCTGCTTTTGTCCGCCTCCATCCACGGCGCCTTCTCCGAGCGTCTTTTTGACGAGCTGGCCCATGGTTCCGAGCTGACCTTCATTTTTATCGTCGAGCTGGTGCGCCAACGCTCGGGCTGGATCGACGAATCCCTGTGTCAGGCCTCGCTGACCCATGTCCTGCGTTATGACCAGGAACATGAGACCTACATCTTCACGCCCCAGAATGATCCGGCACGTATCCGCCGGACCGCCTCCCTCCAGGAAGCGGTGCAGTGGATGAGCACCTTCAGCGGTCTGCCGGTGATCAGTCTCTCCAATCTGGTGGCCGATGCGCCCTATGCCATCCACATGCAGGTGGTGCTGGAGCCGGGCCTGCTGCCCCCGGGTATTGGCCGCTTCGTCCCCATCAGAAAGCTGGGCGGCCTGCGAACCGACCGCCGTACCATCGAATTCAGATACTGA